From Chryseobacterium tructae, one genomic window encodes:
- the nrfD gene encoding NrfD/PsrC family molybdoenzyme membrane anchor subunit gives MSGHYEAPIREPLIIGHKTYHDITEDIARPIEERAGKLWWISLYAALVLFIYGFGCIAYTIGTGIGSWGLNRTINWGWDITNFVWWVGIGHAGTLISAVLLLFRQRWRMSVNRSAEAMTIFAVVQAAIFPVIHMGRVWVGYWVFPLPNQFGSLWGNFNSPLLWDVFAISTYFSVSTVFWFMGLIPDFAMIRDRAKTPWTKKIYTFLAFGWGGKAKHWQRFEELSLVLAGLATPLVFSVHTTVSFDFATSVIKGWHSTIYPPYFVAGAIFSGFAMVQTLLLIARKVCHLEEYITMYHIEIMNIVIVLTGGMVTVAYATEYFIGWYSGSRFEDFTYLSPGAAVGPYWWAFWSLIICNLVIPASFWFKKARTNIIWTFIVALIINIGMWFERFDIIVINLSRDYLPGSWTMFKPTIIDVGVYLGTIGFFSVLFLLYARTFPVIAQAELKSILKISGETYKAKEGDEHH, from the coding sequence ATGTCAGGACATTACGAAGCTCCGATAAGGGAACCTCTAATTATTGGTCACAAAACTTATCACGATATCACAGAAGATATTGCACGACCTATCGAAGAAAGAGCAGGTAAATTATGGTGGATCTCATTATATGCAGCCTTAGTTCTATTCATCTATGGATTCGGATGTATCGCTTATACGATCGGGACAGGTATTGGATCATGGGGGCTTAACAGAACTATTAACTGGGGTTGGGATATTACCAACTTCGTATGGTGGGTAGGTATCGGTCACGCCGGAACCCTAATCTCAGCAGTATTATTATTATTTAGACAGCGATGGAGAATGTCTGTAAACAGATCTGCAGAGGCGATGACGATCTTTGCGGTTGTACAGGCAGCAATCTTCCCTGTAATTCACATGGGTAGAGTTTGGGTTGGATACTGGGTATTCCCATTACCAAACCAATTCGGTTCTCTTTGGGGGAACTTTAACTCTCCTCTACTTTGGGACGTATTTGCGATCTCTACGTATTTCTCTGTATCAACTGTATTCTGGTTCATGGGACTAATCCCTGACTTTGCAATGATCAGAGATAGAGCTAAAACTCCTTGGACTAAGAAGATTTATACTTTCCTTGCATTCGGTTGGGGTGGTAAAGCAAAACACTGGCAAAGATTTGAAGAACTTTCTTTGGTTCTTGCAGGTTTGGCAACTCCACTTGTATTCTCAGTACACACTACCGTATCTTTTGACTTCGCGACTTCAGTAATTAAAGGATGGCACTCTACGATCTATCCTCCTTACTTCGTTGCTGGAGCAATCTTCTCAGGATTTGCAATGGTACAGACTCTATTGTTAATCGCTAGAAAAGTGTGTCACTTAGAAGAATATATTACAATGTATCATATCGAAATTATGAACATCGTAATCGTTCTTACAGGTGGTATGGTAACGGTAGCGTATGCAACTGAATATTTCATCGGATGGTACTCAGGATCTAGATTTGAAGATTTCACATATCTTTCTCCAGGTGCCGCAGTAGGACCTTATTGGTGGGCTTTCTGGTCACTAATCATCTGTAACCTTGTAATTCCAGCTTCTTTCTGGTTCAAAAAAGCGAGAACGAACATTATCTGGACATTCATCGTTGCTTTGATCATCAACATCGGTATGTGGTTTGAGCGTTTCGATATCATCGTTATCAACCTTTCTAGAGACTACTTACCAGGATCTTGGACTATGTTTAAGCCAACGATCATTGATGTGGGTGTATACTTAGGAACAATCGGATTCTTCTCCGTATTATTCTTATTATATGCAAGAACATTCCCTGTAATTGCACAGGCTGAATTAAAATCGATTCTGAAAATCTCAGGTGAAACTTATAAAGCAAAAGAAGGAGATGAGCACCACTAA
- a CDS encoding c-type cytochrome: MISWRKHYKKTLIAIGLLLSTSASFYGQDGDPKNGEKLFKANCTACHALDKQVIGPPLKGVVERVKTEGGVDRDWLHKWIKDNKALRASGDKYANEIFEKYNKTEMLQFPNLTEKDIDDILAFTTNPPAPEEKKAEATPAAGTATAAPADKSTTNIVIISLLAIAGLLVWILVKLRQLVKLGQSEELTGLNETRVRSFKEMYEKFHYVGKGIIAVLAILAAYGVWNWLMWIGVYKGYKPEQPIYFSHKIHAGEQKIDCQLCHSSAKYGKVSEIPSMNVCMNCHRTISEYNADHYMEPGKDKAFYDGEIQKIYAATGWDPAKQQYTGKTQPVEWTRIHNMPDFVYFNHSQHVIAGEQAIINSFNKKNPNNKIDVVCKACHGKIDTMNVVQMANDFTMGWCIECHRTTEVDMNNGYNKEYFKNLHDKLKKQYPQDGGKITVDAIGGLECGKCHY, translated from the coding sequence ATGATTAGTTGGAGAAAGCATTATAAAAAAACGTTGATCGCAATAGGCTTATTGCTATCAACCAGTGCTTCATTTTACGGGCAAGACGGCGATCCTAAAAACGGAGAGAAACTTTTCAAAGCGAATTGTACTGCATGTCACGCGCTGGACAAACAAGTAATAGGACCACCATTAAAGGGGGTTGTAGAACGTGTAAAGACAGAAGGCGGTGTAGACAGAGATTGGCTTCATAAGTGGATCAAGGACAACAAAGCTTTAAGAGCTTCAGGGGATAAATACGCCAATGAAATTTTCGAAAAGTACAATAAGACTGAAATGTTGCAGTTTCCTAACCTTACGGAGAAGGATATTGATGACATCTTAGCATTCACTACTAATCCTCCGGCTCCGGAAGAGAAAAAAGCGGAAGCAACTCCTGCAGCTGGCACAGCTACGGCAGCTCCTGCAGACAAATCAACCACAAACATTGTAATCATTTCCCTATTAGCCATTGCTGGTTTATTAGTTTGGATCTTGGTTAAACTAAGACAATTAGTGAAACTGGGGCAATCTGAAGAATTAACAGGGCTTAACGAAACGAGAGTTCGTTCGTTCAAGGAAATGTACGAGAAGTTCCACTATGTAGGAAAAGGTATTATAGCTGTACTTGCTATTCTTGCTGCTTACGGAGTTTGGAACTGGTTAATGTGGATCGGGGTTTACAAAGGGTATAAGCCTGAGCAACCAATCTACTTCTCACACAAAATCCACGCTGGAGAACAGAAAATTGACTGTCAATTATGTCACTCTAGTGCTAAATACGGAAAAGTATCTGAGATTCCTTCTATGAACGTTTGTATGAACTGTCACAGAACAATTTCTGAATACAACGCAGATCACTACATGGAGCCAGGAAAAGATAAGGCATTCTATGACGGAGAAATCCAGAAGATCTACGCGGCAACAGGTTGGGATCCTGCTAAACAACAGTATACAGGAAAAACACAACCGGTTGAATGGACAAGAATCCACAACATGCCAGACTTCGTTTACTTCAACCACTCTCAGCACGTTATTGCTGGTGAACAAGCGATCATCAATTCTTTCAACAAAAAGAATCCTAACAACAAAATTGATGTTGTATGTAAGGCTTGTCACGGTAAGATTGATACAATGAATGTTGTTCAAATGGCTAACGACTTTACTATGGGATGGTGTATCGAGTGCCACAGAACTACTGAGGTTGATATGAACAACGGTTATAATAAAGAGTACTTCAAGAATCTACATGACAAGTTGAAAAAACAATATCCACAAGATGGAGGTAAAATCACTGTAGATGCAATTGGAGGTCTTGAGTGTGGTAAATGTCATTATTAA
- a CDS encoding adenine phosphoribosyltransferase has translation MASAELIKRLEETIENIPDFPIPGIQFKDISPIFLDPKLYEDVIADLAANSKGKVDAVCGIESRGYLFGIAIAVALEVPFILIRKAGKLPPPIISEKYDLEYGSAIIETREGQIKPGQRVLIHDDLLATGGTTEAAAKLVEKQGATVSQFSFLIGLKGLNGNEKLKKFGAEVYHILEY, from the coding sequence ATGGCTTCAGCAGAACTAATCAAAAGACTCGAAGAAACAATTGAAAATATTCCTGATTTTCCTATTCCAGGAATCCAGTTTAAAGATATTTCACCTATTTTTTTAGATCCAAAACTTTATGAAGATGTCATTGCAGACCTTGCTGCCAACAGTAAAGGAAAAGTGGATGCAGTATGCGGAATAGAAAGTCGCGGATATCTTTTTGGAATTGCAATTGCCGTAGCTTTGGAAGTTCCTTTTATCTTAATCAGAAAAGCAGGAAAACTACCACCCCCTATTATCTCAGAAAAATATGATCTGGAATATGGAAGTGCTATCATCGAAACTCGTGAAGGACAAATAAAACCAGGACAAAGAGTTTTAATTCATGATGATCTTTTAGCAACAGGCGGAACAACGGAAGCAGCTGCTAAGTTGGTAGAAAAACAAGGAGCTACTGTTTCTCAATTCAGTTTCCTGATTGGTCTAAAAGGTCTTAACGGTAATGAAAAACTTAAAAAGTTTGGTGCCGAGGTTTACCACATTTTAGAATATTAA
- a CDS encoding tetratricopeptide repeat protein: MAKLGKNAQNEQEGKETVEFFKDLDREALNTERFLEKYSKPLGIVFGVLVLGVLGFFGYKQFVVAPKNVEAMKSFLAAQKNLTENKNAEALGGKSAANPGFIGTANEYSATSIGQLSAYNAGLLKFKEGKFQEAYDLLDKFSSDNKTLMAMKYGAMADAKSGLNKNDEALSLLDKAATASDDPYTTYFFTRKAGIVALGLKKNADAKKYFSAINEKYQDYDNGMSDSYIEMTKYY, from the coding sequence ATGGCAAAATTGGGAAAGAATGCTCAGAACGAGCAAGAAGGTAAAGAAACAGTTGAGTTCTTCAAAGATCTTGACAGAGAGGCCTTGAACACTGAGAGATTTCTTGAAAAATATTCAAAACCACTAGGGATTGTATTTGGAGTTTTAGTGTTAGGAGTTTTAGGATTCTTCGGATATAAGCAATTTGTAGTTGCTCCTAAAAACGTTGAAGCAATGAAAAGCTTCCTTGCTGCTCAGAAAAACCTTACAGAAAATAAAAATGCTGAAGCTCTAGGAGGAAAATCTGCTGCAAACCCAGGTTTCATTGGAACTGCTAACGAATATTCAGCAACTAGCATCGGTCAGTTATCTGCTTACAACGCTGGTTTATTGAAATTCAAAGAAGGAAAATTCCAGGAAGCTTACGATCTTTTAGATAAATTCTCTTCTGACAACAAAACGCTAATGGCAATGAAATACGGTGCTATGGCTGATGCAAAATCAGGATTGAACAAAAATGATGAAGCGTTATCATTATTAGATAAAGCTGCTACTGCTTCTGATGATCCTTATACGACCTATTTCTTCACAAGAAAAGCAGGTATTGTAGCATTAGGATTAAAGAAAAATGCAGATGCTAAAAAATACTTCTCCGCAATTAACGAGAAATATCAGGATTATGACAACGGAATGTCTGATTCTTACATTGAAATGACTAAATATTATTAA
- a CDS encoding quinol:cytochrome C oxidoreductase: MYSFSPKLKSTSIILLVVGLVLFGIGFFMNKGLSTEKIEQMMEAVHASGHDAPTHSSEMVGPQDHEAHLEHATMQIHNQPLASLHFVAVFFFGVSCAVLFFYCIQHAAHAGWPIIITRVMEAIASYIPYGGAILVIMMILNITHNGHLFHWMDPELTNPESAHFDVILFEKKRFLNIPFYAIRTIIYVVGASFFAWKLKAQSKKVDDTKSKVEYQMLYRWAVGYIAFFGFASAAWAWDWLMSIDPHWYSTMYIWYSMVSCLSSGIAVIILLSVYLKKNGFLPQFNDNHLHDLGVFLFATSMLWTYTWFAQFMLYWYANVPEEVNYFFGRFQHYGTTFLPMLIINFLLPLLVLVSSSIKRNYKVVTTMAVVVILGHLLDYFNMVMPGTVGPFWNTPEVFLLILGAVLFVAGLFMFTVLSALSKLKLIPTGNPYLHESEIYEYPF, translated from the coding sequence ATGTATAGTTTTTCACCAAAATTAAAATCAACTTCTATAATACTTCTTGTTGTAGGTTTAGTTCTGTTTGGTATTGGTTTCTTTATGAACAAAGGACTTTCTACTGAGAAAATAGAACAAATGATGGAGGCTGTTCACGCTTCTGGTCATGATGCTCCTACTCACTCAAGTGAAATGGTTGGACCGCAGGATCATGAAGCTCACTTAGAGCATGCTACTATGCAGATCCACAACCAGCCTCTAGCATCATTGCACTTTGTGGCAGTGTTCTTCTTTGGAGTAAGTTGCGCTGTACTGTTCTTCTACTGTATTCAGCACGCAGCTCACGCAGGATGGCCTATTATCATCACAAGAGTAATGGAAGCTATTGCTTCTTATATTCCTTACGGAGGTGCTATACTGGTTATTATGATGATCTTAAATATCACTCACAATGGCCACTTATTCCACTGGATGGATCCGGAATTAACGAATCCTGAATCTGCGCACTTTGACGTAATTTTATTCGAAAAGAAAAGATTCTTAAACATACCTTTCTATGCGATCAGAACGATCATTTATGTTGTAGGTGCTTCTTTCTTCGCATGGAAACTTAAAGCTCAGTCTAAAAAAGTAGATGATACTAAATCTAAAGTTGAGTATCAAATGCTTTACAGATGGGCAGTAGGATATATTGCATTCTTCGGATTTGCTTCTGCTGCTTGGGCTTGGGACTGGTTGATGTCTATTGACCCTCACTGGTATTCTACAATGTATATCTGGTATTCAATGGTTAGCTGCCTTTCAAGTGGTATTGCTGTAATCATTCTATTAAGTGTTTATCTTAAGAAAAATGGTTTCTTACCACAGTTCAATGACAACCACTTACACGATTTAGGAGTTTTCCTTTTCGCTACAAGTATGCTTTGGACATATACATGGTTCGCTCAGTTCATGCTTTATTGGTATGCAAACGTTCCGGAAGAGGTTAACTACTTCTTCGGAAGATTCCAACACTACGGTACTACATTCTTACCAATGCTGATTATTAACTTCTTATTACCACTATTGGTATTAGTAAGTAGCAGCATCAAGAGAAACTATAAAGTGGTTACCACAATGGCAGTAGTAGTTATCTTAGGTCACCTTTTAGATTACTTCAACATGGTAATGCCAGGAACGGTAGGACCATTCTGGAACACTCCTGAAGTATTCTTGTTAATCCTAGGAGCAGTTCTATTTGTAGCTGGACTATTTATGTTTACTGTACTTTCAGCTTTATCTAAACTGAAGTTGATTCCTACAGGAAACCCATACTTACACGAATCTGAAATTTATGAGTATCCTTTCTAA
- the ypfJ gene encoding KPN_02809 family neutral zinc metallopeptidase: MRWTDDRGGNVDDRRGSGGGGGGMIVGGGLGTLIIAAIVFFLGGDPSGILNSGSIQSSGNSERRELTTQEKQIGEMVDMMGKWNIVTWEQIFRENGMNYTAPKIVLFENTTTSACGTAQSAMGPFYCPADQKVYMDMSFFNELQQKFGAKVTEFTIAYVLAHEVGHHVQTLLGTTQKVDALRRSGRYSEAEMNKVSVATELQADFYAGVWARRTNDNKQILEPGDIQSAIDAAEAVGDDNIQRRSQGYVNQESFTHGSSAQRKEWFMKGYNTGDIKQGDTFNQLLK, translated from the coding sequence ATGAGATGGACAGACGACAGAGGCGGTAACGTTGATGATCGCCGTGGCTCCGGAGGCGGAGGTGGTGGTATGATTGTAGGTGGCGGACTCGGAACTTTAATTATAGCAGCCATTGTCTTCTTTTTGGGAGGCGACCCTTCTGGTATATTGAATTCTGGAAGCATACAATCTTCAGGAAACTCTGAAAGAAGAGAGCTTACTACACAAGAAAAGCAAATAGGAGAAATGGTTGACATGATGGGAAAATGGAACATCGTGACATGGGAACAGATCTTCAGAGAAAATGGAATGAATTACACTGCTCCCAAAATCGTTCTTTTTGAAAATACGACAACTTCGGCATGTGGTACTGCACAATCAGCCATGGGTCCGTTTTATTGTCCTGCCGATCAAAAGGTTTATATGGATATGAGCTTCTTCAATGAGTTACAACAGAAATTTGGAGCTAAAGTCACTGAGTTTACCATTGCTTACGTTCTTGCTCATGAAGTAGGCCACCATGTACAAACTCTTTTAGGAACTACTCAAAAAGTAGATGCTCTAAGAAGAAGTGGAAGATATTCTGAAGCCGAAATGAATAAAGTATCTGTAGCTACAGAACTACAAGCTGACTTTTATGCCGGAGTTTGGGCGAGAAGAACAAATGATAACAAACAGATTCTGGAACCTGGCGATATTCAGTCTGCAATAGATGCTGCTGAAGCTGTAGGAGATGATAATATTCAAAGAAGATCCCAAGGATATGTCAATCAGGAAAGCTTTACGCACGGGTCATCCGCTCAGCGTAAAGAATGGTTTATGAAAGGATATAATACGGGTGATATCAAACAAGGTGATACATTCAACCAGCTTTTAAAATAA
- a CDS encoding LTA synthase family protein gives MFLKKIKPFLYLGVFYLIISLIIRTIFFFHPITTATFGFFEIIKVLFVGLINDIFVFILASAILALYFLFLSNSKYKKPYGYIIFGALAAFFLYIWLVPNNIFKQYGGSVTEVALSFVGVKTFLFGLMLFLPTQRIKIRNVLYFITLLLYVLLIIFNGVSEYFFYNEFGVRYNFIAVDYLIYTNEVIGNIMESYPVVPLFSGIMIVTIAITWFIYKKTKDELLELPNFKQKLILLGSFAVLCAISLMTLPSLMQIKSDNVFADEIEANGLPKFYWAFTHNELDYFQFYSQINQQQAEKNFLSQFPQHTLSRNIVAEQPEAKKNVVLISIESLSADFLEHYGNTQKITPFLDSLADKSLMFTNLYATGNRTVRGLEALTLCIPPTAGESIIKRNDNKNKFTTGSVFKSKGYDVKFLYGGYSYFDNMQDFFAGNGYDIVDRNNFKPEEISFANVWGVADEDMARKAIQVMNAEAKSGKPFFNHWMTVSNHRPFTYPDGRIDIPGTSKSREGGVKYTDYSLKLFFEMAKKQDWYKNTVFVIIADHCASSAGKTELPMDKYRIPAMIFSEGFIQPQKFDTLMSQIDLMPTLFGLLNFSYQSKFLGQDVFKPEFQPKAYIATYQDLGFVKDNRLTIISPVKKAKQYSLELEKSDLAPEFKLYYDEKLLKNTDQKLVDDAISAYQSTSYWLKTKQLNR, from the coding sequence ATGTTTCTAAAAAAAATAAAACCTTTCCTATATTTAGGAGTATTTTATCTGATTATTTCATTGATAATAAGGACAATATTCTTTTTCCATCCTATTACTACAGCCACTTTTGGTTTTTTTGAGATCATTAAAGTGCTGTTTGTAGGTCTTATCAACGATATTTTTGTTTTTATCCTCGCCAGCGCCATCCTCGCTTTGTACTTTTTATTCCTTTCCAATTCGAAATATAAAAAGCCCTATGGATACATTATTTTTGGAGCATTAGCTGCCTTTTTCCTGTACATCTGGCTCGTTCCAAATAATATTTTCAAGCAATACGGAGGTTCTGTAACCGAAGTTGCCCTTTCATTTGTAGGGGTAAAGACATTCCTATTTGGTTTAATGCTTTTTCTGCCTACCCAAAGAATTAAAATTCGTAACGTTTTATATTTTATCACCCTTTTGTTGTACGTTCTATTGATCATCTTCAATGGAGTAAGTGAATATTTCTTCTATAATGAATTTGGAGTACGCTATAATTTCATTGCCGTTGATTATTTGATATATACAAATGAAGTTATAGGAAACATCATGGAAAGCTATCCGGTTGTCCCATTATTTTCAGGAATAATGATTGTTACAATAGCTATTACATGGTTTATTTATAAAAAGACAAAAGATGAGTTATTAGAGCTTCCTAATTTTAAACAAAAACTGATTTTGCTGGGATCTTTTGCTGTACTTTGTGCAATCAGCCTGATGACCCTCCCATCATTAATGCAGATTAAATCAGATAATGTTTTTGCTGATGAAATTGAAGCAAACGGACTTCCTAAGTTTTATTGGGCTTTCACGCATAATGAGCTAGATTACTTCCAGTTTTATTCACAAATCAATCAGCAACAGGCTGAGAAGAATTTCTTAAGCCAGTTTCCTCAGCACACTTTATCAAGAAATATTGTGGCAGAACAACCGGAAGCAAAAAAGAATGTAGTTCTCATTTCTATTGAAAGTCTTTCTGCAGATTTCCTTGAACATTATGGAAATACACAGAAGATTACACCGTTCCTGGATAGTCTTGCTGATAAATCGCTAATGTTTACCAATCTTTATGCAACAGGAAACAGAACAGTACGTGGGCTGGAAGCTTTAACACTGTGTATTCCTCCTACTGCCGGGGAAAGTATCATCAAAAGAAATGACAACAAGAACAAATTTACTACTGGAAGCGTGTTCAAATCAAAGGGATATGATGTTAAATTCCTGTATGGAGGATACAGCTATTTTGATAATATGCAGGACTTCTTTGCAGGAAACGGATATGATATTGTAGACAGAAACAACTTCAAGCCGGAAGAGATTTCCTTCGCCAATGTGTGGGGTGTTGCGGATGAAGATATGGCCAGAAAAGCTATTCAGGTAATGAATGCTGAGGCAAAATCTGGAAAGCCTTTTTTCAACCATTGGATGACTGTTTCCAACCACAGACCTTTCACCTACCCGGATGGAAGAATTGATATTCCCGGAACTTCAAAATCCCGTGAAGGCGGTGTAAAATATACAGACTATTCTCTAAAACTGTTTTTCGAAATGGCAAAGAAACAGGATTGGTATAAAAATACAGTCTTTGTTATCATTGCAGACCATTGTGCTTCCAGTGCCGGAAAAACGGAACTGCCAATGGATAAGTACAGAATTCCTGCAATGATCTTTTCAGAAGGATTTATCCAGCCACAAAAATTTGATACATTGATGTCACAGATTGATCTTATGCCTACTCTTTTTGGATTGCTAAACTTCAGTTATCAGTCTAAATTCCTGGGGCAGGATGTTTTCAAACCGGAATTCCAGCCGAAGGCTTATATTGCTACATATCAGGATCTTGGATTTGTAAAAGACAATCGTTTAACCATCATTTCTCCGGTTAAAAAGGCAAAACAATACTCTTTGGAACTGGAAAAAAGTGATCTCGCTCCTGAATTCAAATTGTATTATGATGAGAAACTATTAAAAAATACAGATCAGAAACTGGTAGATGATGCTATTTCAGCATACCAATCAACTTCTTACTGGCTAAAAACCAAACAACTTAATCGATAA
- a CDS encoding DUF3341 domain-containing protein, with protein sequence MSTTKIVYGLYADDDDLMNGVKAFNDKGIAINEVYTPFPVHGLDKALGLKKTRISDAAFLYALYGVTIGATVTWYVMNHDWPQNIGGKPAFDWAHNMPAFVVPMFELMVFCAAHMMSLTFLVRNKMYPGAPAQNPDPRTTDDKFMMEFVTEDVESVKQLLIETGVEEITVKDA encoded by the coding sequence ATGAGCACCACTAAAATTGTATACGGACTTTATGCTGACGACGACGATTTAATGAACGGCGTTAAAGCATTCAACGATAAAGGAATCGCTATAAACGAAGTATATACTCCGTTTCCGGTTCACGGACTAGATAAGGCTTTAGGGTTAAAGAAAACTAGAATTTCTGATGCCGCATTCTTATATGCTCTTTACGGTGTTACTATCGGTGCTACTGTAACTTGGTATGTGATGAATCATGACTGGCCTCAGAATATCGGTGGTAAACCAGCATTTGACTGGGCACACAACATGCCGGCATTCGTAGTTCCAATGTTCGAATTAATGGTATTCTGTGCAGCTCACATGATGTCTTTAACTTTCTTAGTTAGAAACAAAATGTATCCAGGTGCTCCAGCTCAGAACCCGGACCCAAGAACTACTGATGATAAATTCATGATGGAATTCGTAACTGAAGATGTAGAATCTGTAAAGCAGTTGCTAATTGAAACTGGAGTTGAAGAAATAACTGTTAAAGACGCTTAA
- the ribH gene encoding 6,7-dimethyl-8-ribityllumazine synthase, whose protein sequence is MATVNLSDYKPLHITNAEDFSIGIVFSEWNDFVTYNLRDAALEILEKEGVKPENIKLFPVPGAFELSYASMQLCKERKYDAVISIGCVIRGETPHFDYVCSAVAQGIKDCNIMTDTPTIFCVLTDDTKEQSIARSGGDLGNKGVEAAVTALRMIDFKKNLSDKKGNIGFGHS, encoded by the coding sequence ATGGCAACAGTTAATCTTTCCGATTACAAGCCACTTCATATAACCAATGCCGAAGATTTTTCTATCGGCATTGTTTTTTCTGAGTGGAATGATTTTGTAACGTACAATCTTCGTGATGCAGCTTTGGAAATCCTTGAGAAAGAAGGTGTAAAACCTGAAAACATCAAGCTTTTTCCGGTTCCAGGAGCTTTTGAATTAAGCTATGCGAGTATGCAGCTTTGCAAAGAAAGAAAATATGACGCTGTAATCTCTATTGGATGTGTAATCCGTGGAGAAACTCCTCACTTCGATTATGTTTGCTCTGCTGTAGCACAAGGAATTAAGGACTGTAACATCATGACGGATACTCCTACCATCTTCTGTGTCCTTACAGACGATACCAAAGAACAATCTATTGCCAGAAGCGGTGGTGACCTTGGAAATAAGGGAGTAGAAGCAGCAGTAACTGCTTTAAGAATGATCGATTTCAAAAAGAATTTATCTGATAAAAAAGGAAACATTGGTTTTGGACATTCTTAA
- a CDS encoding SPOR domain-containing protein, whose translation MRNLIKIFSILSLFGFYRIEAQQVVKKDTLSGTELVISMDSKINAALEGVEDKCSKVVTNNPTRDYSNNDSGISSGTITKPNKIYVPNRELTNAEICRKNPRILGFKIQITTVKSNEEANEVKAYFRKRFPNLKVETDASLRPNYKILAGSYFTKQSAAGDLSRIREYFKSAVAVQYRIFCSEAK comes from the coding sequence ATGAGAAATTTGATCAAAATATTTTCGATATTATCATTGTTTGGTTTTTATCGTATTGAAGCCCAGCAAGTTGTTAAAAAGGATACACTTTCAGGAACGGAGCTTGTTATCTCTATGGATTCCAAAATAAATGCTGCTTTGGAAGGGGTGGAAGATAAATGTTCAAAGGTTGTCACTAATAATCCAACCAGAGATTATAGTAATAATGACTCTGGAATTTCTTCCGGAACAATTACAAAGCCTAATAAGATTTATGTGCCGAATAGGGAATTGACAAATGCTGAAATTTGTAGAAAAAATCCAAGAATTTTAGGTTTTAAAATTCAGATTACAACTGTGAAAAGTAACGAGGAAGCTAATGAGGTAAAGGCTTACTTCAGAAAAAGATTTCCTAACCTTAAAGTAGAAACGGATGCTTCTTTAAGGCCAAATTATAAAATTTTAGCAGGAAGTTATTTTACTAAGCAAAGTGCTGCTGGTGATCTTTCTAGAATAAGAGAGTACTTTAAGTCTGCCGTAGCAGTTCAATATAGAATTTTCTGTTCAGAAGCAAAATAA